From a region of the Qipengyuania spongiae genome:
- a CDS encoding spermidine synthase: MRERSYFGTYAVREDELPGLRGLTHGTTLHGLQFADPERAREPTTYYTRTSGVGLALGNSVALAGPQARIGVIGLGVGTLACYRTPDQAYEFFEIDPAIVAHSRDGTFTYLRDCVPDAAIHVGDARLELEAMRAARFDILVLDAFSSDSIPLHLFTREAFGIYRRAIDADGLLLVHISSRYVDLQPMIAGLARANGMQAAIREDLEVYATGASPSIWVALSPDPATMAVLRKTGGPGAWQDLPPPPDRVWTDDFASILPFLQWDNVLGRGP; encoded by the coding sequence ATGCGCGAGCGCAGCTATTTCGGCACCTACGCCGTGCGCGAGGACGAGCTGCCGGGCTTGCGCGGGCTGACCCACGGCACCACGCTCCACGGCCTGCAGTTCGCCGATCCCGAGCGCGCGCGCGAGCCGACCACCTACTACACCCGCACATCGGGCGTCGGGCTGGCGCTGGGCAATTCGGTCGCGCTCGCCGGGCCGCAAGCGCGCATCGGTGTGATCGGGCTCGGGGTTGGCACGCTCGCCTGCTATCGCACCCCCGATCAGGCCTACGAATTCTTCGAGATCGACCCCGCCATCGTCGCCCATTCGCGCGACGGGACCTTCACCTATCTGCGCGACTGCGTGCCGGATGCGGCGATCCATGTGGGCGATGCGCGACTGGAGCTCGAGGCCATGCGAGCGGCGCGGTTCGACATCCTCGTGCTCGACGCCTTCAGTTCCGATTCCATCCCGCTCCACCTCTTTACCCGCGAGGCGTTCGGCATCTACCGCCGGGCGATCGATGCTGACGGGCTGCTGCTGGTCCACATCTCCAGCCGCTATGTCGACTTGCAGCCGATGATCGCCGGCCTTGCCCGCGCGAACGGGATGCAAGCGGCGATTCGCGAGGATCTGGAGGTCTATGCCACCGGCGCCTCACCCTCGATTTGGGTGGCGCTGTCACCCGATCCCGCGACCATGGCGGTGCTGCGCAAGACGGGCGGGCCGGGCGCTTGGCAGGATCTGCCACCCCCGCCGGACCGCGTGTGGACCGACGACTTCGCCTCGATCCTGCCTTTCCTCCAGTGGGACAATGTGCTGGGTAGAGGGCCATGA